A section of the Humulus lupulus chromosome 2, drHumLupu1.1, whole genome shotgun sequence genome encodes:
- the LOC133815229 gene encoding uncharacterized protein LOC133815229, which translates to MKGVKQFRKKGKLSPKFFKHYEILERIGQVAYRLALPPTLSRVDNMFHVSMLRKDVSNVTHVLSYEMLELQQDLSYEEKPVQILDRKDEVLQNNTTFLVKLLWRKNKVEEATWEIESSMQDQYPEMFT; encoded by the coding sequence ATGAAGGGAGTAAAACAATTTAGGAAGAAAGGGAAATTGAGCCCCAAGTTTTTCAAACATtatgagatcctagaaaggatagggcaagtggcttataggttagccttgCCTCCAACGTTGTCAAGAGTAGACAACATGTTTCATGTTTCGATGCTAAGGAAGGATGTGTCAAATgttactcatgtgttgagttatgagatgCTAGAATTACAGCAGGATCTATCTTATGAAGagaaaccagttcagattctagaTAGAAAGGATGAGGTCTTACAGAATAATACAACTTTCTTAGTGAAATTATTATGGAGAAAAAACAAGGTGGAGGAAGCAACTTGGGAGATAGAGTCGAGTATGCAAGAccagtatcccgagatgttcacgtaa